The following proteins are encoded in a genomic region of Bacillus horti:
- a CDS encoding YetF domain-containing protein yields MTLHDFIAAITLGGITDNLAFNTKIDMLHISYSLIMFGVIAILVTWLSLKSRRTRKWLSGHPTVVIEDGNILEENMRKRSLSVYTSG; encoded by the coding sequence ATGACCTTACATGATTTTATTGCTGCAATAACACTAGGGGGAATAACCGATAATTTGGCCTTTAACACGAAAATCGATATGCTGCATATTAGCTACTCCCTTATCATGTTTGGAGTAATTGCTATTTTGGTAACATGGCTTTCATTGAAAAGTCGACGTACAAGAAAATGGCTCTCAGGTCACCCAACAGTTGTTATTGAAGACGGAAATATATTAGAAGAAAATATGCGTAAAAGATCACTTTCCGTCTATACTTCGGGGTGA
- a CDS encoding TM2 domain-containing protein — translation MMKSQLDTKELMLLESEVRSKSKNMVVAYLLWWFLGYFGGHRFYMGKTGSAVAMLILSITVIGLIVTCVWWIVDAFLTHSMVKEHNEQVENDILRVIQAKRA, via the coding sequence ATGATGAAAAGTCAACTTGATACTAAAGAGCTTATGCTTTTAGAATCAGAGGTAAGAAGTAAATCTAAAAATATGGTAGTGGCCTATCTACTATGGTGGTTCTTGGGTTATTTTGGTGGTCATAGATTTTACATGGGTAAAACGGGTAGCGCAGTCGCTATGTTAATATTATCGATTACTGTTATCGGTTTGATTGTCACTTGTGTCTGGTGGATTGTTGATGCATTCCTAACACATAGCATGGTAAAAGAACACAATGAGCAGGTCGAGAATGACATTCTTAGAGTCATTCAAGCAAAAAGAGCCTAG
- a CDS encoding GNAT family N-acetyltransferase — MLTTQQLNNIEQLQKECETHDHLQLKLNWELLRSRGTDQLDFLHYENGELVAFLGLYAFGSTVEVCGMVHPSKRRRGHFQHLFQLGMEKVKQNGYKKILLNAPAGSDTAKAFLSKQGAEYAFSEHQMQWQERLLEATDGILLRQATVEDYDMRVRISVTAFGLDEEDARLMESETLGDNTELLMIVVDKRTVGKIRVSREEGQAWIYGFSILPEYQGKGIGRKVLRRVIKEQNLAGYSVHLEVETKNDHALGLYESVGFKAVHAQDYYTYQLIPSK; from the coding sequence ATGTTAACGACACAACAATTAAACAATATTGAACAATTGCAAAAAGAGTGTGAAACACATGATCATTTACAGCTAAAGCTTAACTGGGAATTACTTAGAAGCCGCGGGACGGATCAGCTGGATTTTCTTCATTATGAAAATGGTGAGCTTGTAGCGTTTTTAGGATTGTACGCTTTTGGTTCTACAGTCGAAGTATGTGGCATGGTTCATCCAAGTAAACGACGAAGAGGACATTTTCAGCACTTGTTCCAATTAGGAATGGAGAAGGTCAAACAAAACGGATACAAGAAAATCTTGCTGAATGCCCCTGCGGGCTCCGATACCGCAAAAGCTTTCTTGAGTAAACAAGGTGCTGAGTATGCCTTCTCTGAGCATCAAATGCAATGGCAAGAAAGACTTCTTGAAGCAACAGATGGTATTCTTCTGAGACAAGCAACAGTAGAAGATTATGATATGCGCGTACGAATATCCGTTACGGCGTTCGGGCTGGACGAAGAAGACGCTAGATTGATGGAAAGCGAAACCTTAGGGGATAACACTGAATTACTCATGATTGTCGTGGATAAAAGAACGGTAGGGAAAATTCGGGTAAGTCGGGAAGAGGGGCAAGCATGGATATATGGATTTTCTATTTTGCCAGAATACCAGGGCAAAGGAATAGGCAGAAAAGTGTTGCGCCGAGTCATTAAAGAGCAGAACTTGGCTGGTTACTCCGTACACTTGGAAGTTGAAACGAAAAACGATCATGCACTAGGGTTATATGAATCGGTTGGATTCAAAGCGGTACATGCACAAGATTACTATACGTATCAACTGATTCCCTCTAAATAA
- a CDS encoding cytochrome c oxidase subunit II — MHLYKYEKIWLIFGTGVLALFLLIVGIGAFAMGHEPPSDDETIDPQKVRETPPFDNPGLKQIGDQEYELVIVAQAFAFQPSDIEIPKGAKVHFIVTSPDVVHGLAVAQTNVNMMVTPGHINRITHTFKDAGEYLMVCNEYCGTGHQFMGTRIEVVE, encoded by the coding sequence ATGCACTTATATAAATATGAAAAAATATGGCTTATTTTTGGAACGGGGGTCCTGGCACTGTTTTTACTTATCGTAGGAATTGGAGCCTTTGCCATGGGACATGAACCACCGAGTGATGATGAGACAATAGATCCGCAGAAGGTTCGGGAGACACCACCTTTTGATAATCCAGGTTTAAAGCAAATTGGGGATCAAGAATATGAGCTAGTGATTGTGGCTCAGGCTTTTGCTTTCCAGCCAAGTGACATTGAAATTCCTAAAGGAGCAAAGGTACATTTTATTGTAACTAGCCCTGATGTCGTTCACGGTTTAGCCGTAGCGCAAACGAACGTAAACATGATGGTTACTCCAGGTCATATTAATCGTATAACACATACTTTTAAAGATGCCGGAGAGTACTTGATGGTATGTAATGAATATTGTGGTACAGGTCATCAGTTTATGGGAACTAGAATTGAGGTGGTAGAATGA
- a CDS encoding LysM peptidoglycan-binding domain-containing protein — translation MTQHQSGPLNFQLNESVWLDHHSRSADITALSLEPVIEIEEDHGFVSIKGYLELSGRFDTDEEGEDTPLDLESSSLAEQMQYEPFRVEQKEVYQKELKGKIEQRFPVDITIPASKVQDLEQVFVNIDQFDYSIVDQHRLNIEANVTILGVATEAHRDVILSRQGNELRAEPLDQEFSFPNESENLSGEEVQSQEPDRQIEPTKVQQPDDQAQKSEVELYNEQTFDYLGNLTRSTPSEDSVIKWDEVHETSEEEMMVRDKPILEAEYEYSELDHDNEVEKEVDSEVDREVDSGVDTTQVLPFDSEIRTHLHASPSEELRDLDEAYDESMETRSQDATSTFLSQLLSYKETPENDVTRLKMCIIQKDESLEEIAQRYDLRVTEIMRFNKLETQEISSGQILYIPRT, via the coding sequence ATGACTCAACACCAATCGGGGCCTTTAAACTTTCAACTTAATGAGTCGGTTTGGCTAGATCATCACTCACGTTCTGCAGATATTACAGCACTTTCTTTAGAGCCAGTGATCGAAATTGAAGAGGATCATGGTTTTGTTTCAATTAAGGGGTATTTAGAATTAAGCGGTCGATTTGACACGGATGAGGAGGGGGAAGATACTCCTTTAGACCTCGAATCAAGCTCATTAGCTGAGCAAATGCAGTATGAGCCGTTTCGAGTTGAGCAAAAGGAAGTGTATCAGAAAGAGTTAAAAGGTAAGATTGAACAGCGTTTCCCAGTAGACATAACGATACCTGCAAGTAAGGTTCAAGATTTAGAGCAGGTTTTCGTTAATATTGACCAATTCGATTACTCTATCGTGGATCAACATCGCCTAAATATTGAAGCAAATGTAACAATTTTAGGGGTGGCAACGGAAGCTCATAGGGATGTTATTTTATCCAGGCAGGGAAATGAGCTTCGAGCAGAGCCACTTGATCAAGAATTTAGTTTCCCAAATGAGAGCGAGAATTTGTCTGGGGAGGAAGTTCAGAGTCAAGAGCCGGATAGACAAATAGAGCCTACAAAGGTTCAGCAGCCTGATGATCAAGCGCAAAAGAGTGAGGTTGAGCTTTATAATGAGCAAACATTTGATTATCTAGGGAATTTAACACGCTCTACCCCCTCAGAGGATTCCGTTATAAAATGGGATGAGGTCCATGAAACCTCTGAAGAAGAAATGATGGTAAGAGATAAACCAATTCTCGAAGCAGAATATGAGTATAGTGAGTTAGATCATGATAACGAAGTAGAGAAAGAAGTAGATAGCGAAGTAGATAGGGAAGTAGATAGCGGAGTAGATACTACCCAGGTTCTTCCGTTTGATTCGGAAATTCGTACACATCTACATGCTTCCCCATCAGAAGAGCTACGAGATCTTGATGAAGCGTACGATGAATCAATGGAGACAAGGAGCCAAGATGCTACCTCAACATTTCTATCACAGCTTTTATCCTATAAGGAAACACCTGAGAATGATGTAACACGATTAAAAATGTGTATTATTCAAAAGGATGAGAGCCTAGAGGAAATTGCCCAGCGTTACGACTTACGAGTGACTGAGATTATGCGTTTTAATAAGCTTGAAACACAGGAAATTAGCTCTGGTCAGATCCTCTATATTCCTAGAACGTAA
- a CDS encoding Crp/Fnr family transcriptional regulator has protein sequence MQKHIQKCSINLVHNGVSTSNTAHFSEKSLLKLKDIMTTVKMAADTPIFLEGEKADKLYYILSGSVKLTKPSADGRDYDLFYYREGDMLGEYSFSVQTQFGFTAIAQEACELGVISKHDLELLLWQDHDLALEILKWLADMHTCTQYKMRDLLLYGKDGALASTLIRMANSYGEEQGSKIVMTKKFTNTEIANLIGATRETVNRLLSHLRKEQIVDNAQGHLVILDMKRLQNICHCEGCPKEICRL, from the coding sequence ATGCAAAAACATATTCAGAAGTGTTCAATAAACCTAGTCCATAACGGTGTTTCAACATCTAATACAGCTCATTTTTCGGAGAAAAGTCTATTAAAGTTAAAAGACATTATGACAACGGTAAAAATGGCAGCGGATACCCCTATTTTTCTTGAAGGAGAAAAGGCAGATAAACTTTATTATATTTTAAGTGGTTCGGTTAAGCTAACAAAGCCATCAGCTGATGGAAGAGATTATGATTTATTTTACTACCGTGAGGGAGATATGCTCGGGGAATATTCATTTTCAGTGCAGACCCAATTTGGTTTTACAGCTATAGCTCAAGAAGCTTGTGAGCTTGGTGTAATTAGCAAGCATGACCTGGAGCTTTTATTATGGCAGGATCATGACCTTGCTTTAGAAATATTAAAATGGCTGGCAGATATGCATACGTGTACACAGTACAAAATGAGAGATTTGCTCCTATACGGTAAGGATGGAGCTTTGGCTTCTACTTTGATAAGGATGGCGAATAGCTATGGGGAGGAGCAAGGCAGTAAAATAGTCATGACCAAAAAGTTTACGAACACTGAAATAGCTAATCTTATTGGGGCAACAAGAGAGACAGTGAACCGTCTGTTAAGCCATTTGAGGAAGGAACAGATTGTTGATAATGCTCAAGGACATCTTGTTATCCTAGATATGAAAAGGCTACAGAATATATGTCATTGCGAAGGCTGCCCGAAGGAAATCTGCAGGCTATAA
- a CDS encoding NINE protein encodes MSMEAKSKLDIQQLLVFESEYRKRTKSHAVSFLLFFIGFFGLHRFYLGDTAMGVLQVLVYVVLVILYYIAIIFELIILLIPLGILLLLLVGLFIYDLFTLKKKVDKMNQKIEDQLLSEILSEAQREY; translated from the coding sequence ATGAGCATGGAAGCAAAAAGTAAATTGGACATTCAACAGCTATTAGTATTTGAATCAGAATACAGGAAACGTACTAAGTCTCATGCAGTATCTTTTTTACTATTCTTTATTGGCTTTTTCGGTCTACACCGATTTTATTTAGGCGATACAGCTATGGGTGTTTTGCAAGTGTTGGTTTATGTCGTATTGGTTATTTTGTACTATATTGCTATTATATTTGAATTAATTATTTTACTTATTCCACTTGGAATTCTTCTTTTATTGCTGGTAGGCTTGTTCATTTATGATTTGTTTACGTTAAAGAAAAAGGTTGATAAAATGAATCAAAAGATCGAAGATCAGCTGCTCTCGGAGATTCTATCTGAAGCTCAAAGAGAGTACTAG
- a CDS encoding cytochrome C oxidase subunit II, translating to MKKFWMLGMLLVLSLALAACGGADDNNTDNNGTETPVEEPGDTNGDATGDASNEVTIEASNFDFDQEEYVVSAGEVTVNLVNTEGVHGIQILGTDIDISRDGSQTATLEPGEYDIICSIMCGTGHADMTAKLIVQ from the coding sequence ATGAAAAAGTTTTGGATGCTAGGAATGCTACTTGTATTATCTCTAGCACTTGCTGCTTGTGGTGGTGCAGATGATAATAATACAGACAATAACGGGACAGAAACACCTGTTGAAGAGCCAGGAGATACAAATGGTGACGCTACAGGGGATGCTTCTAATGAGGTAACAATCGAAGCTTCTAACTTTGACTTTGATCAAGAAGAGTATGTAGTTTCTGCTGGAGAAGTAACGGTTAACCTAGTTAATACAGAAGGTGTGCACGGAATTCAAATTTTAGGCACAGATATTGATATTAGTCGTGACGGATCTCAAACAGCGACTCTTGAGCCAGGAGAATATGACATTATCTGTAGCATTATGTGTGGTACAGGTCATGCTGACATGACGGCTAAATTAATCGTTCAATAA
- a CDS encoding cytochrome c oxidase subunit 2A: protein MKESIPTATNKPSRAEKVMKPKHEAPEEKQLIGTFTLVLLIGGFLLATWFGVFSLYLNRL, encoded by the coding sequence ATGAAGGAATCAATCCCTACAGCAACCAATAAGCCATCTCGAGCAGAGAAGGTTATGAAGCCAAAACATGAAGCACCTGAAGAAAAACAACTCATTGGAACGTTTACGTTAGTACTGCTTATTGGTGGATTTTTACTGGCTACATGGTTCGGCGTATTTTCCTTGTATTTGAATAGGCTGTGA
- a CDS encoding b(o/a)3-type cytochrome-c oxidase subunit 1 has translation MSTERQVKRSQFLLESAVHQASAKLSLAHLWVAFIALLLGAIAGLLQTLVRNGVIEVPFGIGYYQLLTAHGVLLALIFTTFFIFGFVIAGLGKTTGSLTLAVRRLGWSGFWTMTAGTALGVVMILQNEATVLYTFYAPLQASPWYYIALTLIVVGSWFSGAAVCLQYAHWKKVHKGKLSPLFSFMAVVTMLMWFVATLGVAATVLFQFIPWSFGWVESINILLSRTLFWYFGHPLVYFWLLPAYMCWYVIIPKIIGGKVFSDALARIAFILLFLFAIPVGFHHQLLESGISPFWKYLQVVLTFMVVIPSLMTAFSMFATFELTGREKGAKGMFGWLKKLPWGDARFFAPMMGMIVFIPAGAGGLINASFQLNQVIHNTMWVVGHFHLTVGTSVALTFFGAAYWLVPYLTGRKRTKILNRLGIIQTILWTIGMFFMSSAMHVSGLLGAPRRTDLTTYGDHPVALSWIPYKTAMAIGGSLLFFAILIFIFIMIRSAFFSPRGNEEFPIAEPNPASGSTPKFLDNWNLWIAISIILIVLAYIVPVIEMIQYAPPGSPGFKLW, from the coding sequence ATGAGTACGGAACGACAGGTAAAACGAAGTCAATTTTTATTAGAGTCTGCGGTACATCAAGCATCAGCGAAGCTTAGCCTAGCTCATTTATGGGTTGCCTTTATTGCTCTTTTACTTGGAGCAATAGCAGGTCTTCTGCAAACATTAGTCCGAAACGGAGTCATCGAGGTTCCTTTTGGGATTGGCTATTATCAATTACTTACGGCACACGGGGTATTATTAGCTCTTATCTTTACAACATTTTTTATCTTTGGTTTTGTTATAGCAGGATTAGGTAAAACAACAGGTTCATTAACATTAGCTGTTCGACGCTTAGGATGGTCAGGCTTTTGGACGATGACAGCAGGAACAGCACTCGGAGTCGTAATGATTTTACAGAACGAAGCTACCGTATTGTATACGTTTTACGCACCCTTACAGGCATCGCCTTGGTATTATATTGCTCTTACTCTTATTGTAGTGGGTAGCTGGTTTAGCGGAGCAGCCGTTTGTCTGCAATATGCACACTGGAAAAAAGTTCACAAAGGAAAGCTATCTCCATTATTCAGCTTTATGGCTGTAGTGACGATGCTCATGTGGTTTGTCGCTACATTAGGGGTTGCAGCAACTGTGCTGTTTCAATTTATTCCTTGGTCCTTCGGTTGGGTGGAATCGATTAATATCCTGTTAAGTCGAACTCTGTTTTGGTATTTTGGTCACCCTCTTGTTTATTTCTGGTTACTTCCAGCCTATATGTGCTGGTATGTTATTATTCCAAAAATTATTGGTGGGAAAGTGTTCAGTGATGCTTTAGCAAGAATAGCCTTCATTTTACTGTTCTTGTTTGCTATACCAGTTGGATTTCATCATCAGCTTTTAGAGTCAGGAATCTCTCCTTTCTGGAAGTACTTACAGGTTGTTTTAACATTTATGGTTGTAATCCCTTCATTAATGACAGCATTCTCGATGTTCGCTACATTTGAGCTAACGGGAAGAGAAAAGGGAGCAAAAGGAATGTTTGGCTGGCTGAAAAAGCTACCATGGGGAGATGCAAGATTCTTTGCTCCTATGATGGGTATGATTGTTTTTATCCCAGCAGGAGCAGGTGGATTAATTAACGCTAGCTTTCAATTAAACCAAGTGATCCATAATACGATGTGGGTTGTTGGTCACTTCCATTTGACAGTTGGTACGTCAGTCGCCCTGACCTTCTTTGGAGCAGCGTATTGGTTAGTACCTTATCTGACAGGACGCAAAAGAACAAAGATATTAAATAGATTAGGGATTATTCAAACCATTCTTTGGACAATTGGTATGTTCTTTATGTCCTCTGCTATGCATGTGTCTGGACTATTAGGGGCACCAAGAAGAACGGATTTAACTACATACGGAGATCATCCAGTTGCTCTGAGCTGGATTCCGTATAAAACAGCTATGGCGATAGGTGGATCATTACTATTCTTTGCGATTTTAATCTTTATCTTTATCATGATTCGTTCAGCCTTTTTCTCACCTAGAGGGAATGAAGAGTTCCCGATTGCAGAACCGAACCCTGCATCTGGCTCTACACCTAAGTTCTTAGATAATTGGAATCTATGGATAGCGATCTCAATCATATTAATTGTTCTTGCCTATATTGTTCCCGTGATAGAGATGATTCAGTATGCTCCTCCAGGATCACCAGGGTTTAAACTTTGGTAA